One genomic segment of Rhodohalobacter mucosus includes these proteins:
- the murC gene encoding UDP-N-acetylmuramate--L-alanine ligase, with protein sequence MSNKIQTQPVFGRTRQIHMVGIGGIGMSGIAEILLLRGYSVTGSDSSLSETTARLEELGAKIFRGHDASHIEGADVVVYTSAVKADENEETRAALEKQIPVIKRSEMLAELMRMKYGIGVAGTHGKTTTTTLAGHVVQDGNYDPTIVVGGRVHSFDKTNAVVGKGDIIIVEADEFDRTFLRLSPSMAVITNIEAEHLDIYKDLEDVCNAFIQFANKVPFYGVVIVCLDNPTVRSILPEIKRRTISYGFTPQAQVRAINVRQDGFNSRFTVLFEDNVLGEVELKAPGEHNIKNSLAAIAIGLELGMDFSDIRSGLERFRGVFRRFQQKMDDRGVLVIDDYAHHPTEVQATIAAARDGWKDRRIVAVFQPHLYSRTQQMYQEFGLSFFDAEVLVVTDVYPSREKPIEGVNGKLIADTAKTYGHRDVHYVQDKTGLPTKLKEIVKEGDIVITMGAGDIYTYGEEFVKQMKESTS encoded by the coding sequence ATGAGCAATAAAATTCAGACACAACCCGTATTTGGCCGCACCCGACAGATCCACATGGTAGGGATCGGCGGGATCGGTATGAGCGGGATCGCGGAAATACTGCTTTTAAGAGGATACAGCGTAACGGGTTCCGACAGCAGCCTGAGTGAGACCACCGCACGGCTTGAAGAACTGGGAGCCAAAATTTTCAGGGGGCATGATGCATCCCATATTGAAGGTGCCGATGTGGTTGTTTACACAAGCGCTGTTAAAGCCGACGAAAATGAGGAAACCCGCGCCGCGCTTGAAAAGCAGATTCCCGTCATCAAGCGTTCCGAAATGCTTGCCGAACTGATGCGTATGAAGTACGGCATCGGGGTTGCAGGCACCCATGGCAAAACCACTACCACTACTCTTGCAGGACACGTTGTTCAGGACGGCAATTACGATCCCACCATTGTCGTTGGCGGACGCGTGCACAGCTTTGACAAAACCAACGCGGTAGTAGGCAAAGGTGACATCATTATTGTAGAAGCGGATGAATTTGACCGCACCTTTCTGCGCCTATCTCCCTCAATGGCTGTGATCACCAACATCGAAGCTGAGCACCTCGATATTTACAAGGATCTTGAAGATGTCTGCAATGCATTCATCCAGTTTGCCAATAAGGTACCCTTTTACGGAGTGGTTATTGTTTGCCTCGACAACCCCACGGTTCGCAGCATACTGCCCGAAATCAAACGACGCACCATCAGTTACGGATTTACCCCGCAGGCACAGGTGCGCGCCATCAATGTGCGACAGGACGGGTTCAACAGCCGGTTTACAGTGCTTTTTGAAGACAACGTTCTGGGAGAAGTAGAGCTGAAAGCTCCCGGTGAACACAACATCAAAAATTCGCTGGCGGCCATTGCTATCGGACTGGAACTGGGAATGGATTTCAGTGATATAAGGTCCGGCCTGGAGCGTTTTCGGGGAGTTTTCAGAAGATTTCAGCAGAAAATGGACGACCGGGGAGTATTGGTAATTGACGACTACGCCCACCATCCCACCGAAGTTCAGGCCACTATTGCAGCAGCCCGGGACGGGTGGAAAGACCGTAGAATTGTAGCCGTATTTCAGCCTCACCTCTACTCCCGCACGCAGCAGATGTACCAGGAGTTCGGGCTCTCTTTCTTTGATGCCGAGGTTCTTGTTGTTACGGATGTGTATCCCTCCAGGGAGAAACCCATCGAAGGCGTAAACGGAAAGCTGATTGCCGATACGGCCAAAACCTACGGCCATAGGGATGTTCATTATGTACAGGATAAAACCGGACTCCCGACGAAACTGAAAGAGATTGTAAAAGAAGGTGATATCGTGATAACCATGGGTGCCGGCGATATCTATACGTACGGTGAAGAATTTGTAAAACAGATGAAAGAAAGTACATCGTGA
- the ftsZ gene encoding cell division protein FtsZ: protein MDYANTRFSFDEKGQDNAKIKVIGVGGGGGNAVNNMIRKGLDSVEYIALNTDAQALKNNMADITVQVGSNLTSGLGAGARPEIGREAVEENRHDLDEAVDSADMIFITAGMGGGTGTGGAPVVAGIAKRKGILTVGIVTTPFHCEGKVRMKYALEGITELKKNCDTVIVIPNERLLDIADENTSLMEAFEQANEVLYNATRGISDLILMPGLINLDFADVRTTMMDGGAAIMGSATANGPDRAEIAAREAINSPLLDGVSIRGARNVLVNISAGSNLGMRETTTATSIIQQEAGDDAEIILGTVLDESFDEELRVTVIATGFELSKDQNQAKVAPNRINKPTSKPKSTELPRASEIARRHSVSDGPFYKGEKNLKNLDSPAIHRRDLKYMRTEEEVQADDDFSESIHQERRKASNDDSVLNNRPERIDKRDTEQPAFLRKIMD, encoded by the coding sequence ATGGACTACGCAAATACACGCTTTAGCTTTGACGAAAAAGGTCAGGATAATGCGAAAATAAAAGTGATCGGTGTTGGAGGCGGCGGCGGAAATGCCGTTAACAACATGATTAGGAAAGGCCTCGACAGTGTTGAGTATATCGCTCTCAATACAGACGCACAGGCCCTTAAAAACAATATGGCCGATATCACCGTACAGGTGGGCTCTAACCTCACATCGGGCCTTGGTGCGGGCGCACGCCCGGAGATAGGCAGGGAAGCCGTGGAGGAGAACCGGCACGACCTGGATGAAGCGGTTGATTCGGCAGATATGATATTTATTACAGCCGGAATGGGCGGCGGTACAGGCACCGGCGGCGCTCCCGTTGTTGCAGGTATTGCCAAACGCAAAGGCATCCTTACGGTGGGCATCGTTACCACTCCATTCCACTGCGAGGGCAAAGTACGCATGAAATATGCATTGGAAGGCATCACCGAGCTGAAGAAAAACTGTGATACCGTAATCGTGATTCCAAATGAGAGGCTTCTCGATATCGCGGATGAAAATACCTCCCTGATGGAGGCTTTCGAGCAGGCAAATGAAGTACTTTACAATGCCACTCGAGGTATCTCCGACCTGATCCTGATGCCGGGCCTCATCAACCTTGACTTCGCCGATGTGCGAACGACCATGATGGACGGAGGGGCCGCAATTATGGGATCGGCTACTGCAAACGGGCCGGACCGTGCGGAAATCGCTGCCCGGGAGGCGATCAACTCCCCCCTGCTCGACGGTGTGAGCATCCGCGGTGCCCGTAACGTACTGGTGAACATATCAGCGGGCTCCAATCTGGGTATGCGTGAAACCACCACGGCTACCAGCATTATTCAGCAGGAAGCAGGTGACGATGCCGAGATCATCCTGGGTACGGTGCTGGATGAGTCGTTTGATGAGGAACTCCGCGTAACGGTGATTGCCACCGGTTTTGAGCTGAGCAAGGATCAAAACCAGGCAAAAGTTGCTCCAAACCGGATCAATAAGCCAACAAGCAAACCCAAAAGTACGGAACTGCCGCGCGCAAGTGAAATTGCGAGACGTCACAGCGTAAGTGACGGACCGTTCTATAAGGGTGAAAAAAATCTCAAAAACCTGGATTCACCGGCTATCCATCGCCGCGACCTGAAATACATGCGGACTGAAGAGGAAGTACAGGCCGATGATGATTTCAGCGAATCGATACATCAGGAGCGCAGAAAAGCAAGCAATGATGACTCTGTGCTTAATAACCGCCCTGAAAGAATCGATAAGCGGGATACCGAGCAGCCGGCTTTCCTCAGAAAAATTATGGATTAA
- a CDS encoding cell division protein FtsQ/DivIB has product MTAKKSHSAKQRSLPLNLMSWLAAVCFIAGLAVIAGFYLEQNTRIHAVDFSGNYYTDSEDLADAIEPVSPVNELADSVDYTILFDTIRPLPYVNEISVSMNFRGRLTFIINEYEPMGLIVDGSERMYVSEDGILLPVVPGKAKDVPLVYGFRTSTPGDSLSGKAWNEMESFLTEAKKSTVNWSTLSELAWNENEGVVALSHENGVKLVFGHEQFSERLAHWELFYTDVITHEGIDSFRLIDLRFRNQIVTQQS; this is encoded by the coding sequence GTGACCGCAAAAAAATCACATAGTGCTAAACAACGATCCCTGCCGCTCAACCTGATGAGCTGGTTGGCTGCGGTGTGCTTTATTGCGGGCCTTGCGGTAATTGCGGGCTTCTACCTGGAACAGAATACCCGGATCCATGCAGTTGATTTCAGCGGCAACTACTACACGGATTCCGAAGACCTTGCTGATGCCATCGAGCCGGTTTCACCGGTGAACGAACTCGCCGACAGTGTAGACTATACAATTTTGTTTGACACCATCCGGCCTCTCCCCTACGTAAATGAAATCAGTGTAAGCATGAATTTCAGGGGCAGGCTCACCTTTATTATCAATGAATATGAGCCCATGGGCCTTATTGTGGACGGCTCCGAGAGGATGTATGTATCGGAAGATGGAATTTTGCTGCCCGTTGTTCCGGGCAAGGCAAAAGACGTTCCACTGGTATACGGTTTTCGCACATCCACCCCCGGCGACTCACTGAGCGGTAAAGCATGGAATGAGATGGAGTCATTTCTGACTGAAGCGAAAAAAAGTACGGTAAACTGGTCAACCCTGAGCGAACTGGCCTGGAATGAGAATGAAGGCGTTGTTGCGCTGAGCCATGAAAACGGGGTGAAACTTGTATTTGGACACGAACAATTTTCTGAGCGCCTGGCACACTGGGAGCTCTTTTATACAGACGTCATTACACATGAAGGAATCGACAGTTTCAGACTGATTGACCTGCGGTTCCGCAACCAAATTGTTACACAGCAATCGTAA
- a CDS encoding FtsW/RodA/SpoVE family cell cycle protein: MHYTTPNSKVGSIFGTTKEELDTPVQGSDRVILVCVFVLMMFGAMAVYSSIAYFAQMHGTTAGALVAGHMVKLAIAFIAMILVSKMSYTVLARFSRIAVIFSWLLLFAVMIYGDLVFGARRALSIGGFSFQPSSFAAVALIIHVAVLLHEKQGYIKDFKRAFLPILIWVGATCLLIGLEDLSSAALLMGICIFMMFVGRISTIQIAGLALIGVIGASSLIMSSPERQSRITQYVSQITEINSTELESAEGYQAQQAHIAIARGQLMGVGIGKSTQRDFLPAPYNDFIFAIIAEEYGMIGSFGLMIIFVVILIRGVAFIARQAPDALGTLMALGATLMITLYGFVNAAVATGLFPVTGLPMPFISYGGTSMLFAGVMVGILLNISKYNRQIQNRFYNG; encoded by the coding sequence TTGCACTATACCACACCAAATAGCAAAGTAGGGTCCATCTTCGGCACGACGAAGGAAGAGCTGGATACTCCCGTGCAGGGCAGCGACCGCGTAATCCTGGTATGCGTTTTTGTGCTGATGATGTTCGGTGCCATGGCGGTCTACTCATCGATTGCGTACTTCGCGCAGATGCACGGAACCACAGCTGGTGCACTGGTAGCAGGTCACATGGTGAAGCTTGCAATTGCGTTTATCGCCATGATACTGGTATCGAAAATGAGCTACACCGTTCTTGCACGGTTCAGCCGTATCGCCGTGATATTCAGCTGGCTTCTGCTTTTTGCGGTTATGATATACGGTGATCTTGTTTTTGGAGCTAGGCGGGCACTGTCGATTGGTGGCTTTTCCTTTCAACCGTCCTCTTTTGCAGCCGTGGCACTGATCATACATGTAGCCGTTCTTCTGCACGAGAAGCAGGGTTACATCAAGGATTTCAAGCGCGCATTTCTTCCCATACTGATCTGGGTAGGCGCCACCTGTCTGCTCATCGGTCTGGAAGATCTGAGCAGTGCAGCACTTCTGATGGGAATCTGTATTTTTATGATGTTTGTGGGTCGAATAAGCACAATACAAATTGCCGGGTTGGCTTTGATCGGCGTTATCGGGGCATCCTCCCTGATTATGAGTTCACCGGAGCGTCAGAGCCGCATTACGCAGTATGTCTCCCAAATCACCGAGATCAACAGCACTGAACTCGAGTCGGCTGAAGGCTATCAGGCCCAGCAGGCGCACATCGCCATTGCCCGCGGACAGCTGATGGGGGTTGGAATCGGGAAGAGTACGCAGCGTGATTTTCTGCCCGCACCCTATAACGACTTTATTTTTGCCATCATCGCGGAAGAGTACGGCATGATCGGATCGTTTGGCCTGATGATCATTTTTGTGGTGATCCTCATACGCGGCGTCGCGTTTATTGCGCGTCAGGCTCCGGATGCGCTCGGTACCCTTATGGCCCTGGGCGCCACCCTCATGATTACACTGTATGGATTTGTGAATGCAGCCGTTGCGACAGGACTTTTTCCAGTAACAGGCCTCCCGATGCCCTTTATCTCCTATGGAGGCACCAGCATGCTTTTTGCCGGCGTAATGGTTGGCATTCTGCTCAACATTTCGAAGTACAACCGCCAGATTCAAAACAGATTTTATAACGGCTGA
- a CDS encoding CASTOR/POLLUX-related putative ion channel: MKPYLRLKERFNFFLERQFVKGTHVQLLFIAALLGLISILGALLVLPSDDAVTFEDSLWWAFLRLSDTGYLGDDEGIWRRVVSTFLTIAGNVVFVGSLIAIIATWLNRKIRSLEQGLTRVTASRHVVILGWTNRSIHIAAELHHSAARVKKFLKRHGARSLKLIILSDDVTPERHQDLRDHELIGRQASQIILRSGEAIDREHLKRVDCANAAAIIIPSQSYEDRELITPDVETIKTLLSINAEVESGQAMHMPYVVAELQNENKLSAAKRAYSGPMEIISSDTIISRLIAQNIRHYGLSVIYNELLSHSANNNLYAREFDETANKPFQEVSRHFTKSILLGVVRPQNGTYEPILNPSADFVIQDNDRLILLSKNLDESEWTYKATPSSESSIRVRTEDTISSPEPGDTGRETNLLILGWNHHLPALVKELGTYKEEAFNITIASVRPVEEREREIALVEAGSDKVSCKQVKADYIREMELRNLQPEKFDNILLVSSDKLSADEEADARTIVGYTLLEEILEKAERRPRMILELVDPNNEILIRKFRAEMIVGPLILSNLLATIAMRRELNTVYSELFTAGGAEIIFRNPEDYGMKDATTTFSEIQQTAGAHNEIALGLFTGSRSSTNSRILSMNPERSQSFQLTNSSRLVVLSSV, encoded by the coding sequence ATGAAACCGTACCTCCGTCTCAAAGAGCGATTCAATTTTTTCCTGGAAAGGCAATTTGTAAAGGGTACACATGTACAGCTACTGTTCATCGCTGCATTGCTTGGGCTCATCTCCATCCTTGGCGCACTTCTGGTACTCCCTTCAGATGATGCGGTAACCTTCGAAGACAGCCTTTGGTGGGCTTTTCTGAGGCTATCAGACACCGGCTACCTGGGGGATGATGAAGGCATCTGGCGACGGGTCGTTTCCACGTTCCTCACCATCGCAGGCAACGTTGTTTTTGTCGGCTCGCTTATAGCTATTATCGCAACCTGGCTCAACCGAAAAATCAGAAGCCTGGAACAAGGACTCACCCGTGTCACCGCATCGAGACACGTGGTTATCCTTGGGTGGACAAACCGTTCCATTCATATCGCCGCCGAATTGCATCACTCTGCAGCAAGGGTTAAAAAGTTTCTGAAACGGCACGGTGCCCGCTCATTGAAACTTATTATACTATCCGACGACGTAACTCCCGAACGTCATCAGGACCTCAGAGATCATGAACTAATCGGACGGCAGGCCAGCCAGATTATTCTGCGTTCCGGGGAGGCCATCGACAGGGAGCACCTTAAGCGGGTGGATTGTGCCAATGCTGCAGCCATCATCATACCCAGCCAATCCTATGAAGACAGAGAACTGATTACACCCGATGTAGAGACCATAAAGACCCTGCTCTCCATCAATGCTGAAGTTGAAAGCGGGCAAGCAATGCATATGCCCTATGTGGTCGCTGAACTGCAGAATGAAAATAAACTGAGTGCTGCGAAACGGGCCTACTCGGGGCCTATGGAAATCATATCCAGCGACACAATCATCAGCAGGCTGATTGCACAGAACATCAGACATTACGGCCTGTCTGTCATTTATAACGAACTCTTATCGCACAGTGCAAACAATAATTTATACGCCCGTGAATTTGATGAGACGGCCAACAAACCCTTTCAGGAAGTAAGCCGTCATTTCACAAAATCCATCCTGCTTGGAGTAGTGCGTCCGCAGAATGGCACATATGAACCGATTTTAAACCCTTCGGCTGATTTTGTGATACAAGATAACGACAGACTTATTTTACTTTCCAAAAATCTGGACGAATCGGAATGGACATATAAGGCCACACCTTCAAGTGAATCGAGCATCCGGGTCCGAACTGAAGATACTATTTCATCACCTGAGCCCGGGGATACCGGCAGGGAAACCAACCTGCTCATTCTGGGCTGGAACCATCATCTGCCAGCTTTGGTAAAAGAACTCGGCACGTACAAAGAGGAGGCATTCAACATAACCATTGCCTCTGTTCGGCCGGTAGAAGAAAGGGAGCGGGAAATTGCTCTGGTTGAAGCAGGTTCAGACAAAGTGAGTTGCAAACAGGTAAAAGCCGATTATATTCGTGAAATGGAGCTCAGAAACCTGCAGCCTGAAAAATTTGATAATATTCTTCTTGTTAGCAGTGATAAACTCTCTGCAGATGAAGAAGCCGATGCAAGAACCATTGTTGGGTACACCCTTCTTGAAGAGATCCTTGAAAAGGCAGAACGGCGTCCGCGTATGATCCTGGAGCTTGTTGACCCCAACAATGAAATTCTGATCCGAAAATTCAGGGCTGAAATGATTGTAGGTCCGCTGATACTGAGTAACCTTCTGGCAACCATAGCCATGCGACGTGAATTGAATACAGTATACAGTGAACTATTTACAGCCGGAGGAGCTGAAATTATATTCAGAAACCCCGAAGATTACGGTATGAAAGACGCCACAACCACTTTTTCAGAGATTCAGCAGACTGCAGGCGCACACAATGAAATAGCCCTGGGCTTATTCACCGGCAGCCGATCATCCACAAATTCACGCATCCTTTCCATGAACCCGGAACGCAGTCAATCATTTCAACTGACAAACTCTTCCAGGCTGGTTGTACTGAGTTCTGTCTGA
- the murD gene encoding UDP-N-acetylmuramoyl-L-alanine--D-glutamate ligase, which produces MMDVAGKHIVIAGAARSGVAVSILLKNHGAEPFLTDYADIDHSVIERLERENIPFESGVHSEKAMQGEFLVLSPGVPSQSPIANSYREKNRDIFSEIEVASWFNRSPIVAVTGTNGKTSVTSWMAHTWKTAGLDYVLAGNIGRAFSEEVEKTSPDRYALLEVSSFQLDHIDTFHPDVSMILNITPDHLDRYQKSFDLYAASKFSITKNQTRKNWFIYNHDDPVLRKFARQLSERDNAPKMLGFSAISELPAGAWIKDGHLILKINNQTDNLMQIQDLALPGKHNLYNSMATALAARASEISNEYIRESLMSFEGVAHRLEAVRTLDGVRYINDSKATNINAAWYALDSFHEPMTLILGGRDKGNNYKELESQVREKVHTIISIGEAREAIRSQLGQAVPNLVEADSMKEAVKLARKSAKRGEIVLLSPACASFDMFENYEHRGDVFKEAVLEL; this is translated from the coding sequence ATGATGGATGTAGCTGGAAAACATATCGTTATTGCCGGAGCTGCCAGAAGCGGTGTGGCCGTGTCCATTTTGCTAAAGAACCATGGTGCTGAACCCTTTCTGACCGATTACGCCGACATTGATCACTCCGTAATTGAACGGCTTGAACGTGAGAACATCCCCTTCGAATCGGGAGTTCACAGTGAGAAAGCGATGCAGGGTGAATTTCTGGTACTGAGTCCCGGCGTCCCCTCCCAGTCTCCCATAGCCAATAGCTATCGCGAAAAGAACAGGGATATTTTTTCTGAAATTGAGGTTGCAAGCTGGTTTAACCGTTCCCCGATTGTGGCCGTTACCGGAACCAACGGAAAAACATCCGTTACCAGCTGGATGGCACACACCTGGAAAACAGCCGGGCTTGACTATGTACTTGCCGGCAATATTGGCCGCGCATTCTCGGAAGAAGTTGAAAAGACGTCTCCCGACCGGTATGCACTGCTTGAGGTGAGCAGTTTTCAGCTCGACCACATCGATACATTTCATCCGGATGTGAGCATGATTTTGAATATCACTCCGGATCACCTGGACCGGTACCAGAAATCATTTGACCTCTACGCGGCCTCCAAATTTTCCATTACAAAAAACCAAACCAGAAAAAACTGGTTCATCTACAATCACGACGACCCGGTACTCAGAAAATTCGCCCGACAACTTTCAGAGCGGGATAACGCGCCCAAAATGCTTGGATTTTCTGCGATATCAGAACTGCCGGCCGGTGCCTGGATTAAAGACGGACACCTGATACTTAAAATCAACAATCAGACGGATAACCTCATGCAGATACAGGATCTAGCACTTCCCGGAAAACACAATTTATACAACAGCATGGCTACTGCGCTGGCGGCACGCGCATCTGAAATCAGCAATGAATATATCCGTGAAAGCCTGATGAGCTTTGAAGGCGTTGCCCACAGGCTGGAAGCCGTTCGAACACTCGACGGTGTACGCTACATCAATGACAGCAAGGCAACCAATATCAATGCGGCCTGGTATGCGCTCGACAGCTTTCACGAACCGATGACACTGATTTTGGGCGGCCGCGATAAAGGCAATAATTATAAAGAACTGGAATCACAGGTCCGCGAAAAGGTCCACACCATTATCTCTATCGGTGAGGCCAGAGAGGCTATCCGGTCACAGCTTGGCCAGGCGGTGCCCAACCTGGTAGAGGCAGACAGCATGAAAGAAGCGGTTAAGCTGGCACGTAAAAGCGCAAAACGGGGCGAAATCGTGCTTCTGAGCCCTGCATGTGCGTCATTCGACATGTTTGAAAATTATGAACACCGCGGAGACGTGTTTAAGGAAGCCGTACTTGAATTATAA
- the murG gene encoding undecaprenyldiphospho-muramoylpentapeptide beta-N-acetylglucosaminyltransferase — MTTAAMDISSTDTLTAAGTPIRVLLAAGGTGGHVYPAIAIADAVKKMHPSAEILFVGTRDRMEWQTVPKAGYEIRSIWISAFHRRLTPQNLLFPVKLSVSLIQSYSILNSFAPDVVVACGGFASGPIGWVASKMNIPVVLQEQNSYPGVTNRMLAKHAAAIFTAFEQAEEHLPGDKVILSGNPVRKRLSAVSKEESLEMFGFSGSKKVLLVLGGSGGARAINSAMKENLEELHDCLDLQIIWQCGEKYHSELSSELENKDYPNLRLLPYIDNMPAAYGSADLVLTRAGASTCSELMLLGMPAILVPSPNVAGNHQAKNASAMVQAGAAEELREENLSENLSQVIKKRIFDDEALTEMRKAMKSLARPDAAKVIAKEIFTLAGKETQ; from the coding sequence ATGACAACAGCTGCAATGGACATATCATCTACAGACACCCTCACCGCTGCCGGCACTCCCATTCGGGTATTGCTGGCAGCCGGTGGCACGGGTGGTCATGTATACCCTGCTATCGCCATTGCGGATGCCGTTAAGAAAATGCATCCCTCCGCAGAAATTCTTTTTGTTGGAACGCGCGACCGCATGGAGTGGCAAACCGTTCCAAAAGCGGGTTACGAGATCAGAAGCATCTGGATCAGTGCTTTTCACAGAAGGCTGACACCTCAAAATCTTCTTTTCCCGGTAAAGCTTTCGGTAAGCCTGATTCAAAGTTATTCGATACTGAATTCGTTTGCACCGGATGTGGTAGTGGCGTGCGGCGGTTTTGCATCAGGCCCGATTGGGTGGGTTGCATCCAAAATGAATATACCGGTTGTGCTTCAGGAGCAGAACAGTTACCCCGGTGTTACGAACAGAATGCTGGCCAAACACGCTGCAGCCATCTTTACCGCTTTTGAACAGGCTGAAGAGCATCTTCCGGGTGACAAAGTAATTCTTTCAGGCAATCCCGTTCGAAAACGGCTCTCGGCCGTCAGCAAAGAGGAGTCGCTTGAAATGTTTGGATTTTCAGGCAGCAAAAAAGTGCTGCTTGTCCTGGGAGGAAGCGGTGGTGCTCGGGCCATCAACAGTGCCATGAAAGAAAATCTTGAAGAGCTTCACGACTGCCTCGATTTGCAGATTATCTGGCAGTGCGGCGAAAAATACCACAGTGAACTCAGCAGTGAATTGGAGAACAAAGATTATCCCAACCTCAGGCTCCTGCCCTACATTGATAATATGCCCGCTGCCTACGGTTCAGCCGATCTTGTGCTGACCCGCGCCGGCGCAAGCACATGCAGTGAACTGATGCTTTTGGGGATGCCTGCTATACTGGTGCCCTCACCCAATGTAGCGGGAAATCATCAGGCAAAAAATGCAAGCGCCATGGTACAGGCCGGGGCCGCTGAAGAGCTCAGAGAGGAGAATTTGTCAGAAAATCTGAGTCAGGTCATCAAAAAAAGAATCTTTGATGACGAGGCACTTACAGAAATGAGGAAGGCCATGAAATCTCTGGCCAGGCCTGATGCGGCAAAGGTCATAGCAAAAGAAATTTTCACACTAGCCGGTAAGGAAACGCAATGA
- the ftsA gene encoding cell division protein FtsA, translating into MEMENENERIVVGLDIGTTKVCAVVASIDDRDRIHILGVGKAASEGLNRGVVVNIDKTVNAIKTAVEQAQLASGIEVNSVNVGIAGDHIRSIRSKGVITINNRDKEITVQDVERLLEDCQRIMLPPDQQILHVIPQEFVVDGQDGISDPVGMSGMRMEAEVHIITGLVSAAKNLYRCVERAGFQVADIILEPLASSYAVLDDEEKEAGVVLVDIGGGTTDLAVFQDNTIRHTAVIAIAGKKVTDDIRMGLSVLDDQAEKLKQQHGECFVDMIEEDESITIPGIAGRPPKEITKSILAKIIQARMEEILEIIAIEVKRSGYADSLSAGIVLTGGGSLIRNICPLANEVLGMDAKIGKPLGLAGGLTEEVNNPMYATSVGLVLHALKTGGMESQAMVPSSSKGSGVEKVMNNITDRMKSWFKEL; encoded by the coding sequence ATGGAAATGGAAAATGAAAATGAACGCATCGTAGTTGGGCTCGATATCGGTACGACAAAAGTTTGTGCCGTAGTCGCATCGATTGATGACCGCGACCGCATCCATATTCTGGGCGTTGGCAAGGCAGCCAGTGAAGGCCTGAACCGAGGGGTTGTTGTAAATATCGATAAAACGGTGAATGCCATTAAAACGGCCGTTGAGCAGGCACAGCTTGCCTCCGGCATAGAGGTGAACTCCGTCAATGTGGGGATTGCGGGCGACCATATTCGAAGCATCCGAAGCAAGGGTGTGATCACCATCAACAACCGGGATAAAGAGATTACGGTTCAGGATGTGGAACGTCTTCTGGAAGACTGCCAGCGCATCATGCTGCCGCCCGACCAGCAGATTCTTCACGTCATTCCGCAGGAATTTGTGGTGGACGGACAGGACGGCATCAGCGACCCCGTTGGCATGAGCGGTATGAGAATGGAAGCCGAGGTGCATATCATTACCGGACTGGTATCCGCCGCCAAGAATCTCTATCGGTGCGTGGAAAGGGCCGGTTTCCAGGTTGCAGATATTATCCTGGAACCGCTGGCAAGCTCCTACGCCGTTCTCGACGATGAAGAGAAGGAGGCCGGCGTGGTACTCGTCGATATCGGCGGCGGCACAACAGACCTGGCTGTTTTTCAGGACAACACCATCCGTCACACAGCCGTGATCGCCATAGCCGGAAAAAAAGTGACCGATGATATACGGATGGGGCTCAGCGTGCTCGACGACCAAGCCGAAAAACTGAAACAGCAGCATGGTGAATGCTTCGTCGATATGATAGAGGAAGACGAGTCGATCACCATTCCCGGAATTGCGGGCAGACCCCCCAAAGAGATTACCAAGAGCATACTGGCAAAGATAATTCAGGCCCGCATGGAAGAGATCCTTGAAATTATTGCCATCGAGGTGAAACGCAGCGGCTATGCGGATTCACTCAGTGCCGGTATCGTTCTGACGGGTGGCGGATCCCTGATCAGAAACATCTGTCCCCTGGCCAATGAAGTACTCGGCATGGATGCCAAGATCGGCAAACCGCTGGGCCTGGCGGGCGGACTCACCGAAGAAGTGAATAACCCCATGTACGCAACCAGTGTCGGTTTGGTTCTTCACGCGCTGAAGACGGGTGGTATGGAAAGCCAGGCTATGGTTCCATCCTCATCGAAAGGCTCGGGTGTGGAGAAGGTGATGAATAACATCACCGACCGGATGAAAAGCTGGTTCAAGGAACTTTAG